Proteins encoded by one window of Arabidopsis thaliana chromosome 2, partial sequence:
- a CDS encoding HXXXD-type acyl-transferase family protein (HXXXD-type acyl-transferase family protein; FUNCTIONS IN: transferase activity, transferring acyl groups other than amino-acyl groups, transferase activity; INVOLVED IN: response to karrikin; LOCATED IN: cellular_component unknown; EXPRESSED IN: 17 plant structures; EXPRESSED DURING: 10 growth stages; CONTAINS InterPro DOMAIN/s: Transferase (InterPro:IPR003480); BEST Arabidopsis thaliana protein match is: HXXXD-type acyl-transferase family protein (TAIR:AT5G01210.1); Has 2459 Blast hits to 2362 proteins in 147 species: Archae - 0; Bacteria - 2; Metazoa - 0; Fungi - 105; Plants - 2350; Viruses - 0; Other Eukaryotes - 2 (source: NCBI BLink).), translating to MPSLEKSVTIISRNRVFPDQKSTLVDLKLSVSDLPMLSCHYIQKGCLFTCPNLPLPALISHLKHSLSITLTHFPPLAGRLSTSSSGHVFLTCNDAGADFVFAQAKSIHVSDVIAGIDVPDVVKEFFTYDRAVSYEGHNRPILAVQVTELNDGVFIGCSVNHAVTDGTSLWNFINTFAEVSRGAKNVTRQPDFTRESVLISPAVLKVPQGGPKVTFDENAPLRERIFSFSRESIQELKAVVNKKKWLTVDNGEIDGVELLGKQSNDKLNGKENGILTEMLESLFGRNDAVSKPVAVEISSFQSLCALLWRAITRARKLPSSKTTTFRMAVNCRHRLSPKLNPEYFGNAIQSVPTFATAAEVLSRDLKWCADQLNQSVAAHQDGRIRSVVADWEANPRCFPLGNADGASVTMGSSPRFPMYDNDFGWGRPVAVRSGRSNKFDGKISAFPGREGNGTVDLEVVLSPETMAGIESDGEFMRYVTNK from the coding sequence atgccTTCTTTAGAGAAATCTGTAACAATAATCTCAAGAAACAGAGTCTTCCCAGACCAAAAGTCAACCCTCGTTGACCTCAAGCTCTCCGTCTCCGATCTTCCCATGCTCTCTTGCCACTACATCCAAAAAGGTTGTCTTTTCACGTGCCCTAACCTTCCTCTCCCCGCGCTTATCTCACACCTCAAACACTCTCTCTCAATCACTCTCACCCACTTCCCTCCTCTCGCTGGCCGTCTCTCAACCTCCTCCTCCGGCCACGTTTTCCTCACCTGCAATGACGCCGGCGCCGATTTTGTTTTCGCCCAAGCAAAATCCATCCACGTGAGCGACGTGATCGCCGGAATCGACGTTCCCGATGTAGTCAAAGAGTTTTTCACCTACGACAGAGCTGTGAGCTACGAGGGACATAACAGACCAATCCTCGCCGTTCAAGTGACGGAACTGAACGACGGCGTTTTCATCGGATGCTCCGTTAACCACGCCGTGACTGACGGAACCTCGCTGTGGAATTTCATTAACACCTTCGCGGAGGTTTCTAGAGGTGCTAAGAATGTGACACGTCAGCCTGATTTTACGCGGGAGTCTGTGCTAATCTCACCGGCTGTGCTCAAAGTCCCTCAAGGTGGTCCAAAGGTGACATTTGACGAAAACGCGCCGTTACGTGAACGGATATTCAGTTTCAGTAGAGAATCGATTCAAGAGCTTAAAGCTGTggtgaacaagaagaaatggtTGACGGTTGATAACGGCGAAATAGACGGTGTTGAGTTGTTAGGGAAACAAAGCAACGATAAACTTAACGGAAAAGAAAACGGTATTTTAACGGAAATGTTGGAGAGTTTGTTTGGGagaaacgacgccgtttcgAAACCCGTCGCGGTTGAGATCTCGTCGTTTCAATCTCTATGCGCGTTGCTTTGGCGTGCGATCACACGTGCGAGGAAGCTTCCGAGTTCGAAAACGACTACGTTTCGTATGGCTGTGAATTGTCGTCACCGTTTGAGTCCTAAACTGAATCCGGAGTATTTCGGAAACGCGATTCAAAGCGTTCCTACGTTTGCGACTGCGGCAGAGGTTTTGTCACGTGATCTTAAATGGTGCGCTGATCAGCTTAACCAGAGTGTTGCGGCTCATCAAGACGGGAGGATTCGTAGCGTTGTGGCGGATTGGGAAGCGAATCCCAGGTGTTTTCCTCTTGGAAATGCCGACGGAGCTTCGGTTACTATGGGAAGCTCTCCGAGGTTTCCGATGTATGATAATGATTTCGGGTGGGGAAGGCCGGTGGCGGTTAGAAGTGGACGGTCGAATAAGTTTGATGGGAAGATTTCGGCGTTTCCGGGGAGGGAAGGAAACGGGACTGTTGATTTGGAGGTGGTTTTATCGCCGGAGACTATGGCTGGGATTGAATCTGACGGTGAGTTTATGCGATACGTGACTAATAAGTAA